TAGTCTGCAATTTAAGGTTGCAGGTAGAAACTAATCACCCTTATTATGATTATTATATAAGCTTCTCTTTTAAGGCATAATTTTAAGATAAGATAGGATACCACATTTTAATTTTTTTTTCAAGTAAAATTATATTTTTTTTAACTTTTTTAGAAAAATTGAATTTTTATTTCTATCTTTTATTGCTATTCTTACATAAGTATTATCTAAAAACTTAAAATTACTAGCATTTCTCACTAAAATTCCCTCTGATAACATTTTTTCTAAAAATTTTTCTGAGGTAGTAGTTTTTAATTTCAACAGAATAAAATTTGTGCTTGTTTCAAAGACTTCTATTGTACCAATTTTTTTTAATTCACTAATAAAATATCTTCTCTCTTCATCTATCCATCTGTCTGTTTTTTCTATGTATTCTCTATCTTCTAGTATTATTTTTCCAGCAAGATCTGCGAAAGCATTAACTGTCCAAGGCTCTTTTATACTATTTATCTTATCTATTATATCTTTATTATAACAGATTCCATACCCTAAACGAATCCCCGGAAGTGCAAAATATTTAGTTAAAGCTCTCAGAATAAAAATATTTTTACTTCTTAATATATTTGACGTTTTATTTTGCCAATTTGCTATAAATTCTATAAAACATTCATCAATAAATAGTTTTATTTTATTTTGTTCTAAAAACTCATTCAATTCTTTTATTTTTGAAAGTTCTACAAAACTTCCTGTTGGATTATTTGGATTGCAAAGAACTATTAAATCAAATCCTAAACTTTTTTCTTTTAAATCTTCTATATCAAAATCAAAATATTTTTTATTTTCTTCTTCTATTTTTTTTAATGGAAAATAACTGATTTCGCTATCTGTATTTTTTAAGGCTCTTTCATATTCTGCAAAAGTTGGAGAAACAATAAGAGTTTTTTTAGGATTTAGGGCTTTCATATATAAAAATAAAATCTCTGTAGCACCATTTCCTACTAAAATATTTTCAAAATCTGTTTTGTTATACTTTCCTATACTTTTTCTAAGGTCTATATAATTTATATCTGGATATCTTTCTAAAAGAGAAAAATTTTGACTAATCTCATCAATAAGAGTTTTTGGAACTCCTAAAGGATTTATATTAGAACTATAATCTAATATATCTTTTTTTCCCTCTCTTTGAAATTTATATATATTTCCTCCGTGTAAATCCATTATAAACCACCTAACTTAATTAAAAAATTACCTATAATTGATAAAACTATAAAAATAACAAGTCCCACAAATGAAGACACATATAAAAGTTTTCTTGCCTTTAAAATATCCTCCAATGTAAAATCTTTTTTTCTATCCCCGATAGTTGGTTTATCATAAACTTTTCCAAAATATTTTGTTTTTCCACCAAATTGTAATCCTAAAGCTCCTGCAAAACAAGATTCACTGTGACCAGAGTTTGGACTTCCATGATTAAGTCTATCCCTTTTATAAATTCTAAAAGCTTCCTTATAATTATACCCTAATAGAAAAGCTCCTATAACTATTATCATTCCACCTAATCTAGCAGGAATAAAATTAGCTAAATCATCTAACCTTGCTCCAACAGTTCCAAAATCTCTATATTTTTTATTTTTATAACCTATCATAGAATCAATAGTATTTATTGCTTTATAAGTCATTGCGAAAGGGAGAGCAAGTCCTACTCCGTGCCAAGTACAAAAGCTTCCAATTATTGCAAAAAACATTGGTGCTATTACTCCATCTGTTGTATTTTCTGAGATAGTTTCAATGACACTTCTTATTATCTGTCTTTCGTCCATCTCTTCTGTATCACGACTTACAAGATAAGAAAGTTGTTTTTTAGCTTTTTCTAAATCTTTCAGTTTTAAAATTTTATAGACTTTTAACCCCTCATCACCAAGACATTTTGTAGCAAGAGTTGTGTATAAAAAATAAATCTCAGTCAGTGTAAAAAATGAAAATAAATATGATACAAGAAATGTTACCACAAGGGTTATAAATACAAGTATCCCCCCTGCAAATCTTTTATTTTCTAAATCATAAAGTCTACTCTCTAATATCTTTATTAATTTTCCTATAGCTCTTACTGGGTGATACAAAAATTCTGGGTCACCAAATATCAAATCTAACCCATAGGCAATTATATATTTTCCTGCAAAATACATCTAAATTTCTCCATTCAATATTTTGTAGATATAACCAATATCCACATTTTCTCTAAGTAAATTTTCTAGTTTATTAAATTGTTCCTCTCGATACTCTTCAAAAGTTTTTTCACCACATCTTTTTTTTATATCCTCTGTATCTCTTTTTGAAATAAGTCCATCTTCATCTTCTATGTCAATATTTTCATAAGGGACAACTCCTAAGACTTTTATCCCTGTAAGACTTTCTATCTCATCAATTCCCTTTTGAAGAATTTCTTTTTTACCCCTAAACTTATTTATAATTATACCTTTTAAAAGTTTTTTCTCATCTTCATCTAAAAGCATATAAGTCCCATAAATTGATGCAAAAACTCCCCCTCTATCAATATCAGCCACAAGGATTGCTTTAGAATTTACAAGTTTTGCCATATTCATATTTACGATATCATTTTCTTTTATATTTATCTCAACAGGGCTACCTGCTCCCTCAAGAACACAGATTTCATAATTTTTGGCATTTTCATAAAATTTTTTTAGATAATCTCTAAATTTTATTTTATCTTTAGAATATTCCTCCCCAGTAGTCGATGAAAAATATTCTCCACCCAAAATTATATCTATATTTCCTTGTCCCTTTGGTAAAAGGAGAATTGGATTCATCCAAGGCTCAGGCTCTATTCCACAAGCATAGGCTTGTAAAATTTGAGAGATTGCTATTTTTTTATTTTCTTTTATTATTCCAAAATTTCTTGACATATTCTGAGCTTTAAAAGGACAGACTTTATAACCGTCTTTATAAAAAATTCTACAAAGTCCTGTAGTTATAAGACTTTTTCCAGCTCCTGAAGATGTTCCAAGTACCATTATATTTTTATGTTTTGTTTCCATTTCCTATACCTTATATCTCACTCTTGATAAAATCTCAACAGATTTTCTTGAAATATCAAATGTATTTATATTTGATTCATTTTTTTCCTCTTTTATAAGTTTTAAAAATTCCTCTAATTCATAAACCATTTGATTTGTACTTTGAGGAAGAGTTAAATATTCTGAATCTCCCTCTCTCATTACAAGTTTTATACTCTTAAGTCTTGAAATATCATCTATAACTATACTTCCCTTTTCTCCTAAAATCTCACTCTTTGTATAAGTTTGAGAAATTTTAGAATGAACAATAGTTACTATTTTATCTTCATATGTTAAAATTATTGTTCCCGCTCCGTCAACTCCTGAAGAAACCATAATATTTCTAGCTGTGAAAGATAGTGGTTCTCCAAAAAGATAAAGTGCCACATAAAGTGGATAAACTCCTAAATCAAATGATGATCCTCCATGATATTTTGGATCAAAAACATTTGTAAGTTCTCCATTTAAAAGTTTATCATATCTTGAAGAATATTGAGAATAATTAAATATAACATTTCTTATTTTTCCTATTCTGCCAATATTTTCTTTTAAAACTTTCATATTTGGAAGGAAAGTTGTTTTCATTGCCTCCATGTAAACAACATTGTTCTTTTTAGCTAGTTTTACATTTTTATCAAAAATTTCTAAATCTGTTGTTACAGGTTTTTCACAGATAACATGCTTTTTATTTGAAAGACATAAATAAGCTTGCTCTCCATGTAAAGAGTTTGGAGAACCAATATAAACAGCATCTACTAAATCAGATTTTAACATTTTTTCCAAGTCAGTAAAAACTTCTATGTCTAACTCATATCTATCGCAAAAATCTTTTCCAGTTTCTTCACGTCTTGAATAAACAGAAACTATTTTACAATTTTTATCTCTTTTTACAGCATCTACAAAATCTCCACTTATCCAGTTAGTTCCAACGATTCCAAATTTTATCATATTTCCCTCCCGTCTATTCAAAGAATTTTTTTCCAAATTCAAAGAAATTTTTATATGCTAACTTTTCTATTTCTTCCTCTTTATATCCTCTTTTTCTAAGCTCTTGTATTATATTTTGAGCTTTTGAACAATTTTCTAAACCAATTGGATTTGTAGTTTCATCTTCATACAGATATTCACAGAAGTCAAAACCAAATCCTATGCTATCTATTCCTACTAATTTCACAAGATAATCTATATGGTCAACTAAATCTTTTAAGTTTGGTCTTTTATTCGCATCTATATCTTTAGATTTTTCTGACTTTGAGTATTCACACTCTTTTATAAATCCAACATAGGCATTTATTCCAATAAGACCACCTTTTTTAGCAATAGCTTTTATCTGTTCATCTGATAGATTTCTTGGTACATCACATAAAGTTTTGCAATTTGAGTGAGAGGCAATTATTGGTTTTTCTGAAGTTTTCCAAATATCCCAAAAAGTTTTTTCATTGGCGTGGGATACATCTATTATCATTCCTAGTTTATTCATCTTTTTAACAGCTAACTTTCCTAATTCTGTAAGACCTCTTTCTGTATTTCCTCTAGCTCCTGTTCCAAGTTCATTTTCTTCATTCCAAGTAAGAGTTG
The DNA window shown above is from Fusobacterium perfoetens and carries:
- a CDS encoding pyridoxal phosphate-dependent aminotransferase yields the protein MDLHGGNIYKFQREGKKDILDYSSNINPLGVPKTLIDEISQNFSLLERYPDINYIDLRKSIGKYNKTDFENILVGNGATEILFLYMKALNPKKTLIVSPTFAEYERALKNTDSEISYFPLKKIEEENKKYFDFDIEDLKEKSLGFDLIVLCNPNNPTGSFVELSKIKELNEFLEQNKIKLFIDECFIEFIANWQNKTSNILRSKNIFILRALTKYFALPGIRLGYGICYNKDIIDKINSIKEPWTVNAFADLAGKIILEDREYIEKTDRWIDEERRYFISELKKIGTIEVFETSTNFILLKLKTTTSEKFLEKMLSEGILVRNASNFKFLDNTYVRIAIKDRNKNSIFLKKLKKI
- the cbiB gene encoding adenosylcobinamide-phosphate synthase CbiB, producing MYFAGKYIIAYGLDLIFGDPEFLYHPVRAIGKLIKILESRLYDLENKRFAGGILVFITLVVTFLVSYLFSFFTLTEIYFLYTTLATKCLGDEGLKVYKILKLKDLEKAKKQLSYLVSRDTEEMDERQIIRSVIETISENTTDGVIAPMFFAIIGSFCTWHGVGLALPFAMTYKAINTIDSMIGYKNKKYRDFGTVGARLDDLANFIPARLGGMIIVIGAFLLGYNYKEAFRIYKRDRLNHGSPNSGHSESCFAGALGLQFGGKTKYFGKVYDKPTIGDRKKDFTLEDILKARKLLYVSSFVGLVIFIVLSIIGNFLIKLGGL
- a CDS encoding cobyric acid synthase, which gives rise to METKHKNIMVLGTSSGAGKSLITTGLCRIFYKDGYKVCPFKAQNMSRNFGIIKENKKIAISQILQAYACGIEPEPWMNPILLLPKGQGNIDIILGGEYFSSTTGEEYSKDKIKFRDYLKKFYENAKNYEICVLEGAGSPVEINIKENDIVNMNMAKLVNSKAILVADIDRGGVFASIYGTYMLLDEDEKKLLKGIIINKFRGKKEILQKGIDEIESLTGIKVLGVVPYENIDIEDEDGLISKRDTEDIKKRCGEKTFEEYREEQFNKLENLLRENVDIGYIYKILNGEI
- a CDS encoding Gfo/Idh/MocA family protein, producing MIKFGIVGTNWISGDFVDAVKRDKNCKIVSVYSRREETGKDFCDRYELDIEVFTDLEKMLKSDLVDAVYIGSPNSLHGEQAYLCLSNKKHVICEKPVTTDLEIFDKNVKLAKKNNVVYMEAMKTTFLPNMKVLKENIGRIGKIRNVIFNYSQYSSRYDKLLNGELTNVFDPKYHGGSSFDLGVYPLYVALYLFGEPLSFTARNIMVSSGVDGAGTIILTYEDKIVTIVHSKISQTYTKSEILGEKGSIVIDDISRLKSIKLVMREGDSEYLTLPQSTNQMVYELEEFLKLIKEEKNESNINTFDISRKSVEILSRVRYKV
- a CDS encoding dipeptidase, producing MKIFDMHADIWYDIHKKKNQGIEKNRFRDYHLERFKKGEIFGGVFIAWLDDKFSKAEEEKEMMVMINATMNEINNNTNLFHILKSKKDFENISNEKLNVLMGIEGLRAIGKNLDWLDTFYNLGFRSATLTWNEENELGTGARGNTERGLTELGKLAVKKMNKLGMIIDVSHANEKTFWDIWKTSEKPIIASHSNCKTLCDVPRNLSDEQIKAIAKKGGLIGINAYVGFIKECEYSKSEKSKDIDANKRPNLKDLVDHIDYLVKLVGIDSIGFGFDFCEYLYEDETTNPIGLENCSKAQNIIQELRKRGYKEEEIEKLAYKNFFEFGKKFFE